The Xanthomonas fragariae genome has a segment encoding these proteins:
- a CDS encoding DEAD/DEAH box helicase: MSFESLGLAPFLLRALAEQGYETPTAIQQQAIPLVLAGHDLLAGAQTGTGKTAAFGLPLLQHLGTSPQPVNGPRKPRALILTPTRELATQVHDSLRGYSKYLRIPSAVIYGGVGMGNQLDALRRGVDLLIACPGRLIDHIERRSVDLSGIEVLILDEADRMLDMGFLPSIKRILTKLPRQNRQTLLFSATFEENIKQLALEFMRNPMQIQVTPSNTVAESITHRVHPVDGARKRDLLLHLLAQDSREQTLVFARTKHGSDKLALFLEKSGIKTAAIHGNKSQGQRMRALSDFKAGRVTVLVATDIAARGIDIDQLPKVINYDLPMVAEDYVHRIGRTGRNGSTGEAISLVAQDEAKLLRQIVRMLGRDVEIRDVPGYEPQTPIRWGNSAPGRAEQPSGERAPRKSHARRPHGDAPRHAHAHAGPKKPGGQRSSGPRQAGVAAAGAGAGRRDGGRGGSGRPASRGV, encoded by the coding sequence ATGTCTTTTGAATCCCTGGGCCTTGCGCCCTTCCTGCTGCGCGCGTTGGCCGAGCAGGGCTACGAAACCCCCACTGCAATCCAGCAGCAGGCGATTCCGCTGGTGTTGGCAGGCCATGACCTGTTGGCCGGCGCGCAGACCGGCACCGGCAAAACCGCCGCGTTCGGCCTGCCGCTGCTGCAGCACCTGGGCACCTCGCCGCAGCCGGTCAATGGCCCGCGCAAGCCCCGCGCGCTGATCCTGACCCCCACCCGCGAGCTGGCTACCCAGGTGCATGACAGCCTGCGCGGCTACAGCAAGTACCTGCGTATCCCGAGCGCGGTGATCTACGGCGGCGTGGGCATGGGCAACCAGCTCGACGCGCTGCGTCGTGGCGTAGACCTGCTGATCGCCTGTCCGGGCCGCCTGATCGACCATATCGAGCGTCGCAGCGTGGACCTGTCCGGCATCGAAGTGCTGATTCTGGACGAAGCCGATCGCATGCTCGACATGGGCTTTTTGCCGTCGATCAAGCGCATCCTCACCAAGCTGCCGCGCCAGAACCGTCAGACCCTGCTGTTCTCGGCAACGTTCGAAGAGAACATCAAGCAGCTGGCGCTGGAGTTCATGCGCAACCCGATGCAGATCCAGGTCACACCTAGCAACACCGTGGCCGAGAGCATTACCCACCGCGTGCACCCGGTCGATGGCGCGCGCAAGCGCGATCTGCTGCTGCACCTGTTGGCGCAGGACAGCCGCGAGCAAACCCTGGTGTTTGCGCGTACCAAGCATGGCAGCGACAAGCTGGCGCTGTTCCTGGAGAAGTCCGGCATCAAGACCGCAGCGATCCACGGCAACAAGAGCCAGGGTCAGCGCATGCGTGCCCTGAGCGACTTCAAGGCCGGCCGCGTGACTGTTCTGGTAGCGACCGATATCGCTGCGCGCGGTATCGATATCGACCAGCTGCCAAAGGTCATCAACTATGATCTGCCGATGGTGGCTGAGGATTACGTGCACCGCATCGGCCGCACCGGCCGTAACGGCTCGACCGGCGAAGCGATCTCGCTGGTGGCGCAGGACGAAGCCAAGCTGCTGCGTCAGATCGTGCGCATGCTGGGCCGCGATGTCGAAATTCGCGACGTGCCGGGCTATGAGCCGCAGACCCCGATCCGTTGGGGCAACAGTGCGCCGGGCCGTGCCGAACAGCCGAGTGGCGAGCGCGCTCCGCGCAAGAGCCACGCCCGTCGTCCGCATGGCGATGCACCGCGTCATGCGCATGCACATGCCGGACCGAAGAAGCCGGGTGGTCAGCGCAGCAGCGGACCGCGTCAGGCCGGTGTTGCCGCCGCCGGTGCGGGTGCAGGCCGTCGCGATGGTGGGCGTGGCGGCAGTGGCCGGCCGGCCAGCCGCGGCGTCTGA
- a CDS encoding fumarylacetoacetate hydrolase family protein — MKLGSLKEGGRDGSLIVVARDLRKSVRATGIVPTLQRALEDWSNLAPRLNALSASLNDGSADGVFDLDMQALAAPLPRAYEFVDGSAYLPHVERVRRARNAEVPESFYTDPLMYQATSAGFYGPRDAIKVISEDHGIDLEAELVVITDDVPMGASPEQAAAHIQLVGLVNDVSLRNLIPAELAKGFGFVQSKPRSALSPVFVTVDELDEVWRDNKVHLPLVTHVNGAWFGAPEAGQDMQFDFAQLIAHAARTRPLSAGTIVGSGTIANWDTTLGASCFAEQRVVETLRDGKPSTPFMSFGDVVRIEMFDAYGASIFGAIEQRVERQPLP; from the coding sequence ATGAAGCTAGGTTCCCTGAAGGAAGGCGGCCGCGATGGCAGCCTGATCGTGGTCGCGCGCGATCTGCGTAAGTCAGTCCGCGCCACCGGCATCGTGCCCACGCTGCAGCGCGCACTAGAAGACTGGAGCAACCTCGCGCCGCGGCTGAATGCCCTGTCCGCCTCGCTCAACGATGGCAGTGCCGATGGCGTGTTTGATCTGGATATGCAGGCGTTGGCCGCGCCGTTGCCGCGTGCCTATGAGTTCGTCGACGGCAGCGCCTACCTGCCGCATGTCGAACGGGTGCGTCGCGCGCGCAATGCCGAAGTGCCGGAAAGCTTCTACACCGACCCGCTGATGTACCAGGCCACCAGCGCCGGGTTCTACGGCCCGCGCGATGCGATCAAGGTGATCAGCGAAGACCACGGCATCGATCTGGAAGCCGAACTGGTAGTGATCACCGACGACGTGCCGATGGGCGCCTCGCCCGAGCAGGCTGCCGCGCATATCCAGTTGGTCGGCCTGGTCAACGACGTCTCGCTGCGCAATCTGATTCCGGCCGAGCTCGCCAAGGGCTTTGGTTTCGTGCAATCCAAACCGCGCTCGGCGTTGTCGCCGGTGTTCGTCACCGTGGATGAGTTGGACGAGGTATGGCGCGACAACAAGGTGCATCTGCCGCTGGTCACCCACGTCAACGGTGCCTGGTTCGGCGCGCCCGAAGCGGGGCAGGACATGCAGTTCGACTTCGCCCAGCTGATCGCCCATGCCGCCAGGACGCGGCCGCTCTCGGCCGGCACCATCGTCGGCTCGGGCACCATCGCCAATTGGGACACCACCCTGGGCGCCTCGTGTTTTGCCGAGCAGCGCGTGGTGGAAACCCTGCGCGACGGCAAGCCGAGCACACCGTTCATGTCCTTCGGCGACGTGGTGCGGATCGAGATGTTCGATGCCTACGGCGCCAGCATCTTCGGTGCGATCGAACAGCGCGTCGAACGTCAGCCGCTGCCATGA